The Ruminococcus bovis genome includes a region encoding these proteins:
- a CDS encoding DNA-binding protein, translating to MTNYNNVTPLKVPKMRTIKECINEIRELDPHTAVTEYHLRQLTITGVIPRVKAGKKYLVNLDTVLEYLQNPTAEKFKQNNNTAVSVVNGIRAVY from the coding sequence ATGACTAATTATAACAATGTAACTCCTTTAAAAGTTCCTAAAATGCGAACTATAAAGGAATGTATTAATGAAATCAGGGAACTTGACCCACATACTGCAGTAACAGAATACCACCTAAGACAACTAACTATTACCGGTGTTATTCCTCGTGTTAAGGCAGGCAAGAAGTATTTAGTTAACCTAGATACTGTACTAGAGTATTTACAAAACCCTACAGCAGAGAAATTCAAGCAAAATAATAATACTGCTGTAAGTGTTGTAAATGGCATTAGGGCGGTTTATTAA
- a CDS encoding helix-turn-helix domain-containing protein, with translation MKNTTELFAEYCDVVSVDDVTKMLKLSKVTVYKLLKSGKIRTIKVGKRYIIPKRCVSEFLESC, from the coding sequence TTGAAAAACACAACTGAATTATTCGCTGAATACTGTGACGTCGTATCGGTTGACGATGTTACGAAAATGCTAAAGCTCAGCAAAGTAACTGTTTACAAGTTATTAAAATCCGGCAAAATCCGAACTATCAAAGTTGGCAAGAGATACATTATCCCAAAGAGATGTGTTTCGGAATTTCTTGAAAGCTGTTAG
- a CDS encoding acyltransferase family protein, which yields MSSARLEKHTEKPRIYLFDNVKCLAIILVVIGHAIDFLTHAGANQNQFEKSLYVLIYSFHMPLFLFVSGLFLKPMDKDTKFPKDKVIAFIAIGIVLRAFTSILKLFLGENPQFAVLDIYDSYAWFMGAMAVFIVLTWLLRSYSIKIVLPIALLVGCMSALPKRTFLTGNPTRRCAVSLSAALAP from the coding sequence ATGAGTTCTGCAAGACTTGAAAAACACACGGAAAAACCGCGTATTTACCTTTTTGACAATGTGAAATGTCTGGCGATAATACTGGTTGTAATCGGTCACGCCATCGACTTTTTGACACACGCGGGAGCAAATCAAAACCAGTTTGAAAAAAGCCTGTACGTCCTGATATATTCCTTCCATATGCCGCTGTTCCTCTTTGTAAGCGGACTGTTTTTAAAGCCTATGGATAAGGATACAAAGTTTCCGAAGGACAAGGTTATAGCCTTTATAGCGATAGGAATTGTGCTGAGGGCGTTTACTTCTATTTTAAAGCTGTTCCTCGGCGAAAATCCACAGTTCGCCGTGCTGGATATTTACGACTCTTACGCTTGGTTTATGGGCGCTATGGCGGTTTTTATTGTGCTTACCTGGCTGCTCAGAAGCTACAGCATAAAAATCGTTCTTCCAATAGCGCTTTTGGTAGGCTGTATGTCGGCGCTGCCAAAGCGTACTTTCCTGACAGGCAATCCTACTCGACGCTGTGCCGTCAGCCTTTCGGCTGCGCTCGCTCCGTAG
- a CDS encoding VapE domain-containing protein — protein MAEEKERKELPQVDPIGTVNIDYIEVLGEKAKDLAENYIEYLGGKLENIFPLYDMYIVAKSNVLDRIVLDYIFNLDNDDMFRELVDYELTPLAKEQKCKTEFLNHIKQEKRKRKERIKKQQEEERKKYFSEVQKLHPYYGKPLSKNVIRDILIENYIDISYNQATRKIELSKSDLLSPYPRENQLSVLPTILYDICKENEVTGLPTGLKMITNYLNNLALENRYNPILDMLKKYKNDNESYLQQIYNILNLTDDLQKELLRKWLIQCVALAHNTTENPVQAEGVLVLQGLQAKGKTSFFRKLAGKREWFIEGASIDVRNKDTIINALSGWICELGELDSTLKKEQAELKAFITQSFDNIRLPYAPTFTTNPRTTSFCGTVNEEKFLKDTTGNRRFWVIPITFIDKEKLHKLTEEDIFNMWGYIENLYQKDNNSFRLADFELQKLNAKNEEYKTELPFEQEVLSLLDFNKSVELWNYYSPAEISMCIRSQNLGNCTAKQVGTILSKLQKSYKDMNKKRTKQGYKYFLPLNIGEIERLINRHLL, from the coding sequence ATGGCGGAAGAAAAAGAAAGAAAAGAACTGCCACAAGTTGACCCGATAGGAACGGTTAATATTGACTACATAGAAGTATTAGGAGAAAAAGCAAAAGATTTAGCAGAAAATTATATTGAGTATCTAGGCGGAAAATTAGAAAACATTTTCCCTCTTTATGATATGTATATTGTAGCTAAATCTAATGTACTAGACAGGATAGTTCTTGACTATATCTTTAATCTTGATAATGATGATATGTTTAGAGAGTTAGTGGACTATGAACTTACACCACTAGCAAAAGAACAGAAGTGTAAAACCGAGTTTTTGAACCATATCAAGCAAGAGAAAAGGAAAAGAAAGGAAAGAATTAAGAAACAACAGGAAGAAGAAAGGAAAAAATATTTTTCCGAGGTACAGAAGTTACACCCCTACTATGGTAAACCACTTTCAAAAAATGTTATAAGGGATATTCTTATAGAAAATTATATTGATATTAGTTACAATCAAGCAACTAGAAAAATAGAACTTTCTAAAAGTGATTTATTATCCCCTTACCCTAGAGAAAATCAACTTTCTGTATTGCCTACTATTCTCTATGATATATGCAAAGAAAACGAAGTTACAGGACTTCCCACCGGTTTAAAGATGATAACTAATTATCTAAATAATTTAGCATTAGAAAATAGGTACAACCCTATTTTAGATATGTTAAAGAAATATAAGAACGATAATGAAAGCTACTTACAGCAGATATATAATATTCTCAATCTTACTGACGATTTACAAAAAGAGTTATTAAGAAAGTGGCTTATACAATGCGTGGCACTTGCACATAACACAACGGAAAATCCTGTACAGGCGGAAGGTGTTCTCGTTCTTCAAGGCTTACAAGCTAAAGGGAAAACCTCATTTTTCCGTAAATTGGCAGGTAAACGGGAATGGTTTATAGAGGGTGCCTCTATTGATGTTAGGAATAAAGATACCATAATAAACGCGTTAAGTGGTTGGATATGTGAACTTGGGGAACTAGACAGTACATTGAAAAAGGAACAAGCAGAACTAAAAGCCTTTATTACTCAATCATTCGATAATATTAGGCTACCCTATGCCCCTACCTTTACCACTAACCCCCGTACTACTTCATTTTGTGGTACTGTGAACGAGGAAAAGTTCCTAAAGGATACTACCGGTAACCGCAGGTTTTGGGTAATTCCTATCACTTTCATTGATAAGGAAAAATTGCACAAGCTAACTGAGGAAGATATATTCAATATGTGGGGCTATATAGAAAACCTATACCAAAAGGATAATAATTCTTTTAGGCTTGCTGACTTTGAACTTCAAAAACTTAACGCGAAGAATGAAGAATACAAAACCGAGTTACCTTTTGAACAGGAAGTATTATCTTTACTAGACTTTAATAAGTCGGTTGAACTGTGGAATTATTATTCACCTGCTGAAATTTCTATGTGTATAAGAAGTCAAAATTTAGGTAATTGCACCGCCAAACAAGTAGGTACAATTCTTTCAAAGTTACAAAAAAGTTACAAAGATATGAACAAAAAAAGAACAAAACAAGGTTATAAGTATTTTTTACCTTTAAATATCGGTGAAATTGAAAGGCTAATTAATCGACACTTATTATAA
- a CDS encoding tyrosine-type recombinase/integrase, which yields MEGSLIIKGNYYYAKFRVNGKQKMIATKIPVKGNNKRRAEQKMKEIIESYKDINLECDDVLFTDFLDKWLKGIKGIIKPSTWESYDKTVSGKLKPYFESKRYKFKDMKPEVFTKYFVFLSQHGKSNGKGGLSYKTVKNIRGVLSSAYEYALENRYVNENPVLRSRMPSFPHSIKKDVPEYNAQQVRKLLLYAKEHESHIYIFLLLALYTGLRKGELLALTWDDVDYDKKLLRVNKSRTGSRKDVTMQITTPKTASSNRKIPLNDTVMEALKEEKQRQEDYAKLLGNGYDKSHNFIVRTVLGKPYVNLSAINRVVNRLTENAGLSHCTIHGFRHSVASILDDNGVPIQDISVLLGHESVQTTERIYINRRKTAKETTINALDSAINLNIA from the coding sequence TTGGAAGGAAGCTTAATAATAAAAGGCAATTACTACTATGCCAAATTTCGTGTCAACGGCAAACAGAAAATGATTGCCACTAAGATACCCGTTAAGGGCAACAACAAACGCCGAGCAGAGCAGAAGATGAAAGAAATCATTGAGAGCTATAAGGATATCAATCTTGAATGCGACGATGTTCTCTTTACCGACTTTCTCGACAAATGGCTGAAGGGTATCAAGGGAATCATAAAGCCCTCTACGTGGGAATCCTACGACAAGACCGTGAGCGGCAAGCTAAAGCCCTATTTTGAGTCAAAGAGATACAAGTTCAAGGATATGAAGCCGGAGGTGTTCACCAAGTATTTTGTGTTTCTCTCTCAACACGGTAAGTCAAACGGAAAGGGCGGATTGAGCTACAAAACGGTCAAAAATATCCGGGGAGTGTTGTCTTCGGCGTATGAATACGCTCTTGAGAATCGCTACGTTAACGAGAATCCGGTATTAAGGAGCCGTATGCCGTCATTTCCGCACAGTATCAAGAAGGACGTTCCTGAGTACAACGCACAGCAGGTCAGAAAGCTCCTGCTTTACGCAAAAGAGCACGAGAGCCATATCTACATATTCCTGCTTTTAGCGCTCTATACAGGGCTGAGAAAGGGCGAATTGCTCGCCCTGACGTGGGATGATGTAGACTATGATAAAAAGCTCTTACGGGTAAACAAGAGCAGAACAGGCAGTCGCAAGGACGTGACAATGCAAATTACAACGCCGAAAACGGCGAGCAGTAACCGCAAGATTCCGCTCAATGATACCGTTATGGAAGCACTGAAAGAGGAAAAACAACGGCAGGAGGATTATGCCAAGCTGTTGGGCAATGGCTACGACAAAAGTCACAACTTCATTGTCCGCACCGTTCTCGGAAAACCGTATGTCAACCTCAGCGCAATCAATCGAGTGGTAAACCGTCTGACTGAAAACGCCGGCTTGTCGCATTGTACGATCCACGGCTTTCGTCACTCTGTGGCGAGTATCCTCGACGATAACGGCGTACCGATTCAGGACATTTCCGTTTTGCTCGGACACGAAAGCGTACAGACCACCGAGAGGATTTATATCAACCGTCGAAAGACCGCAAAGGAGACGACGATAAACGCTCTCGACAGCGCCATAAATTTGAACATCGCATAA
- a CDS encoding relaxase/mobilization nuclease domain-containing protein translates to MATTKIWAVKDNLERTVNYAANPEKTVDSDLKKALRYAGDEAKTESRCYVTGVNCNAETAFEEMNAVQERFGKTGGNVAYHAYQSFKTGEITPELCHEIGVELAKKMWGNEYQVLVATHLNTGTLHNHFVVCSTNMWTGKKFNCNEGAYWKFRALSDKLCAEHNLTVIKNPSGKTPRSIYFAEKNGEPTTFNLMRKAIDFGIERSYSISSFDRVMKNQGFIVNTNPRRRYWTICSVNSNKSVRMYRLGDEYTNEAILRRIKIHYQQYGYKHFDGYQYSRVRMRDFRPKKIRYRGSFKLLKCFSGLYAKYLHYMFLMGKLPRWNQRKPLSLEMREAWRHLDRFSRQVTLVSNKKLQTIDDVKSFIADTDKEINEVIELREKVYNKLRRCDDDDRIKELKKSRDDCTTLLRQLRREKKIALTIIEDEPKINENISCEIQAQNLARGRKPNTRKKVYER, encoded by the coding sequence GTGGCGACGACAAAAATCTGGGCGGTTAAGGACAACTTGGAGCGCACGGTGAACTATGCAGCCAACCCCGAAAAGACGGTTGATTCCGATTTGAAAAAGGCGCTCCGCTACGCCGGAGACGAAGCAAAAACGGAAAGCCGCTGCTATGTAACAGGCGTAAACTGCAACGCTGAAACTGCCTTTGAGGAGATGAACGCCGTGCAGGAACGCTTCGGGAAAACAGGCGGAAACGTCGCCTATCACGCTTACCAGAGCTTCAAAACAGGCGAGATCACGCCGGAGCTTTGTCACGAAATCGGCGTTGAGTTGGCAAAGAAAATGTGGGGAAACGAGTATCAGGTGTTGGTAGCGACACATCTGAATACCGGTACGCTGCACAATCATTTTGTCGTTTGCAGCACTAATATGTGGACGGGCAAAAAGTTCAATTGCAACGAGGGCGCTTACTGGAAATTCAGAGCTCTGTCGGACAAGCTGTGCGCCGAACACAATTTGACCGTCATCAAAAATCCGTCGGGCAAAACGCCGAGGAGCATTTACTTTGCGGAGAAAAACGGCGAGCCGACGACGTTCAATCTTATGCGGAAAGCGATTGATTTCGGTATAGAACGTTCATACAGCATATCAAGTTTTGACCGTGTAATGAAAAACCAAGGCTTTATTGTCAACACCAATCCTCGGCGAAGATATTGGACGATTTGCTCCGTAAACAGCAACAAGTCTGTGAGAATGTATCGGTTGGGTGATGAATATACAAACGAAGCCATCCTCCGCAGAATCAAGATTCACTACCAGCAGTACGGCTACAAGCACTTTGATGGATATCAATATTCCAGAGTCAGAATGAGAGATTTTAGACCAAAGAAAATCAGATACCGTGGCAGTTTCAAGCTGCTCAAATGCTTTAGCGGTTTATACGCCAAATACCTGCACTATATGTTCCTGATGGGTAAGTTACCAAGGTGGAATCAGCGCAAACCGCTGTCGCTCGAGATGCGTGAAGCGTGGCGGCATTTGGACAGATTTTCACGGCAAGTGACGTTGGTTTCAAACAAAAAGCTGCAAACGATTGACGATGTAAAATCCTTTATAGCCGATACCGATAAGGAGATTAATGAAGTCATCGAACTGCGTGAGAAGGTGTATAACAAGCTGCGCCGCTGCGATGACGACGACAGAATCAAGGAACTGAAAAAGAGCCGTGACGATTGCACAACGCTGTTGCGGCAGCTCCGCCGGGAAAAGAAAATCGCCCTCACGATCATTGAGGACGAACCGAAGATCAACGAAAATATTAGCTGTGAAATTCAGGCGCAAAACCTCGCAAGAGGACGGAAACCAAATACGAGAAAGAAGGTGTATGAGAGATGA
- a CDS encoding helix-turn-helix domain-containing protein, with the protein MMTDKAYEMFSDYEDVVTVDDVMKMLHIGKNSVYDLLKNHRIESIRVGSRYVIPKKSVINFLNI; encoded by the coding sequence ATGATGACCGACAAGGCTTATGAAATGTTTTCCGATTACGAAGATGTCGTAACAGTTGACGATGTTATGAAGATGCTTCATATCGGTAAAAATTCAGTGTATGATCTGCTGAAGAATCACAGAATTGAATCTATAAGGGTAGGAAGCAGATATGTGATACCTAAGAAAAGCGTTATCAATTTTCTTAACATATAA
- a CDS encoding ParB/RepB/Spo0J family partition protein: MKIAINKLHPFYNHPFKVIDNAEMDDLVLSIKEQGILTPIIVRPLENTSDEFEIISGHRRYRAAQLLGQKEVEVSVRFVNRDEAAVMLVDSNLHRSRILPSEKAFAYKLKLEALKRQGKRSDLTLSQFATKLDTASVIGQDAGESRDTVYRYIRLTNLIPELLQLMDDEKIAFSVGVELSYLSENHQRRLFEIIERDNCTPSYSQAFRMHRAFKDNCLDSRLLERIMSEEKPNQREVLKISMEKVRRFAPKASNTQLEDFVIKACEHYRRYLNKNRDRGR, encoded by the coding sequence ATGAAAATAGCAATCAACAAGCTTCATCCGTTCTATAATCATCCCTTTAAGGTGATTGATAACGCAGAAATGGATGATCTTGTTTTAAGTATAAAGGAGCAGGGCATTCTTACTCCAATCATAGTCAGACCGCTTGAAAACACAAGTGATGAATTTGAAATAATATCGGGACACCGCCGGTATCGTGCCGCCCAATTATTAGGGCAGAAAGAGGTTGAAGTTAGCGTTCGTTTTGTAAATCGTGACGAAGCCGCCGTAATGCTGGTGGACAGCAACTTACACCGAAGCAGAATTCTGCCAAGTGAAAAAGCTTTTGCTTATAAGTTGAAGCTGGAAGCATTGAAGCGTCAGGGAAAGAGAAGTGATTTAACTTTGTCGCAATTTGCAACGAAGTTGGACACCGCTTCCGTTATCGGTCAGGACGCAGGAGAAAGTCGGGATACGGTTTACAGGTATATTCGATTAACCAATTTAATTCCGGAACTTTTGCAGTTGATGGACGATGAGAAAATCGCTTTTTCTGTCGGTGTGGAATTATCTTATCTTTCCGAAAATCACCAGCGCAGATTATTTGAAATCATCGAAAGAGACAACTGCACGCCATCGTATTCTCAGGCATTCCGAATGCACCGTGCGTTTAAGGATAATTGTCTGGACAGCCGTTTGCTCGAAAGAATTATGTCCGAGGAAAAGCCCAATCAGCGTGAAGTTCTAAAAATCTCGATGGAGAAAGTAAGGCGTTTTGCGCCCAAAGCCAGCAATACACAGCTCGAGGATTTTGTTATAAAAGCCTGCGAGCATTACAGAAGATATTTGAATAAAAACCGTGACAGAGGGAGGTGA
- a CDS encoding MIP/aquaporin family protein, which yields MESIKKYIAEFIGTLVLVVMGCGTAMLVGCDAKNGGGYILTALAFGLVIVAMAYSVGNISGCHINPAVSLGCLINGDISFKDFIGYIISQCLGALAGSGILAFVFWKGHIVDQTGGFGTNGLAGVGGSRLAGLVVEAVLTAIFVFAILGVTSKKAKHGSFGGLVIGLTLTLVHILGIGLTGTSVNPARSFGPAIVAAINGNAAPLGQLWVFIVGPLVGAAFAAVVYRFLEGKKEA from the coding sequence ATGGAATCTATCAAAAAATACATTGCCGAATTTATCGGCACACTGGTTCTTGTAGTTATGGGCTGCGGTACAGCAATGCTCGTAGGCTGCGACGCTAAAAACGGCGGCGGCTACATTCTTACCGCTCTTGCGTTCGGCCTTGTTATCGTTGCAATGGCTTACAGCGTAGGCAATATCTCAGGCTGCCACATTAACCCCGCGGTTTCGCTGGGCTGCCTTATCAACGGAGACATCTCCTTTAAGGACTTTATCGGCTACATCATTTCGCAGTGCCTCGGCGCTCTTGCAGGCTCAGGTATTTTGGCTTTCGTATTCTGGAAAGGCCACATTGTTGACCAGACAGGCGGCTTTGGCACAAACGGCCTTGCAGGCGTAGGCGGCAGCAGACTTGCAGGTCTTGTTGTTGAGGCTGTTCTGACAGCTATCTTTGTATTCGCTATTCTCGGCGTTACCTCAAAGAAGGCTAAGCACGGTTCCTTCGGCGGTCTTGTAATCGGTCTTACACTTACACTGGTTCACATTCTCGGCATCGGCCTTACAGGCACATCAGTTAACCCCGCAAGAAGCTTCGGCCCTGCAATTGTAGCGGCTATCAACGGCAACGCCGCTCCCCTCGGCCAGCTTTGGGTGTTCATCGTAGGTCCTCTTGTAGGCGCGGCATTCGCGGCTGTTGTTTACAGATTTCTCGAGGGCAAAAAAGAAGCTTAA
- a CDS encoding tyrosine-type recombinase/integrase, with translation MATIKKRKDNYLITVSLGYDVNGKRIRKYLTYTPTAKTPKQIEKEVKKQAVLFEEKCLSGQVLNGNMKFKDFAVIWFKDRKKDLRPKTYERYLTLLPRINQAIGHLSLSKIQPPHLRKFYKNLAEGGIRLDTKYKLNISLDDYLKENNLTTAEFCRRSNLPNTTVISIRKGNNVSKENAEKVCNALDMALENIFTAVDISKPLADETIRHHHRLISSILSTAVEWGYIYSNPCERTKPPKVAHKDPIYLDEKQCQILLELLEHETPTYKTLIHLLLMEGMRRGECLGLKWCDVDFDNHTMKICRTIQYTKENGVYEDETKNNSSNRVIALSHSIMQELKDYRRYQTEQRLKVGDRWKDKGYIFTNDFGEPLNPNTVSSWFSKFMKKHTDQLPYITLHKLRHTNATLQIALGTPITTVADRLGHSTSSTTADIYAHAIQTANRKASEKLDSLLYGNNKKNIG, from the coding sequence ATGGCAACAATAAAGAAACGCAAGGATAATTATTTAATTACTGTTTCCCTCGGTTATGATGTAAACGGAAAGAGAATAAGAAAGTATCTAACCTATACACCAACAGCCAAAACACCAAAGCAGATAGAAAAAGAGGTAAAGAAACAAGCTGTATTATTTGAGGAAAAGTGTTTGAGCGGTCAAGTCCTTAACGGTAATATGAAATTCAAAGATTTTGCAGTTATTTGGTTTAAAGACCGCAAGAAAGATTTAAGACCTAAAACCTATGAAAGGTACTTGACTTTATTACCTCGTATAAATCAAGCTATCGGGCATTTATCGTTGTCAAAGATACAGCCCCCACACCTACGCAAGTTCTATAAAAACCTTGCAGAAGGCGGAATTAGACTTGATACTAAATACAAGCTAAATATTAGCCTTGATGATTACTTAAAGGAAAATAACTTGACTACTGCGGAATTTTGCAGACGGTCAAACCTTCCTAATACTACAGTTATTTCTATCCGGAAAGGGAACAATGTTTCTAAAGAGAACGCGGAAAAGGTGTGTAATGCTTTAGATATGGCACTAGAAAATATCTTTACTGCTGTAGATATTAGTAAACCACTAGCAGACGAAACAATAAGACACCACCACCGTTTAATATCTAGTATTTTAAGTACAGCAGTAGAATGGGGATATATTTACTCTAACCCTTGCGAGAGAACTAAACCGCCCAAAGTAGCACATAAAGACCCTATTTATCTTGATGAAAAGCAATGCCAAATACTATTGGAACTATTAGAACACGAAACACCAACATATAAAACATTGATACACTTGTTATTAATGGAAGGTATGAGAAGGGGCGAGTGCTTAGGTTTAAAGTGGTGTGATGTTGATTTTGATAACCACACTATGAAGATATGCAGAACTATTCAATACACTAAGGAAAATGGAGTGTATGAGGACGAAACCAAGAATAATAGTTCTAATAGAGTTATAGCATTATCACATAGCATAATGCAGGAACTAAAGGACTATAGACGATACCAAACAGAACAACGGTTAAAAGTAGGGGATAGGTGGAAGGATAAAGGATATATCTTTACTAATGACTTCGGCGAACCCCTAAACCCTAATACTGTTTCTAGTTGGTTTAGTAAGTTTATGAAAAAGCATACCGACCAACTACCTTATATTACTTTGCATAAGTTAAGACATACCAACGCAACATTACAAATTGCTTTAGGTACACCAATTACAACAGTTGCCGACCGTTTAGGACATAGTACAAGTTCAACCACAGCGGATATATACGCACACGCAATACAAACAGCCAATAGAAAAGCTAGTGAGAAATTAGACTCTTTACTATATGGGAATAATAAAAAGAATATAGGGTAA
- a CDS encoding helix-turn-helix domain-containing protein gives MDIKIFCERLKKARKNKNLTQKELSSLSGVSAVMISAYENENAKTGKNPTLENVYLLAKQLGVSIDWLCGLSDNSGNEKKSVDSTFDELMRSLKDLTKYGYFTVNNNDYYGIACCQFTKNFAYDFINECTKIIEVEKVGLLTDDMKANLYNGCYERYANITDNDVRKFLDESYYKKMYEDDLPF, from the coding sequence ATGGATATAAAAATTTTTTGTGAACGATTAAAAAAAGCAAGAAAAAACAAAAATTTAACTCAAAAAGAGCTTTCTTCATTATCGGGTGTATCTGCTGTAATGATTTCAGCATATGAAAATGAAAATGCAAAAACCGGAAAAAACCCAACATTAGAGAATGTTTATTTATTAGCCAAACAATTAGGTGTGTCTATTGATTGGTTATGTGGTTTGTCTGATAATAGTGGCAATGAAAAGAAAAGTGTTGACTCAACATTTGATGAACTTATGCGGTCACTTAAAGATTTAACCAAATATGGGTATTTTACTGTTAATAATAACGATTATTACGGTATTGCTTGTTGTCAGTTTACTAAAAATTTTGCATATGATTTCATAAATGAATGTACAAAAATTATTGAGGTAGAAAAAGTTGGACTCCTTACAGATGATATGAAGGCAAACCTATATAACGGTTGTTATGAAAGATATGCAAACATTACTGATAATGATGTTAGAAAATTTCTTGATGAAAGTTATTATAAAAAAATGTATGAAGATGATTTACCTTTTTAA
- a CDS encoding Hsp20/alpha crystallin family protein — MLYPSIFGENLFDDLFRFPDFNRDVEKKLYGKHAAQIMKTDVHEHDDHYEIVIDLPGFKKDQINLELQNGYLTVSAAKGLDKDEKAKKGKLIRQERYAGAMQRSFYIGDTVTEADVKAKFEDGVLNICVPKAEPKKLENHKYIAIEG; from the coding sequence ATGTTGTATCCAAGTATTTTCGGTGAAAACTTATTCGACGATCTCTTCAGATTCCCTGATTTTAACAGAGACGTGGAGAAGAAGCTGTACGGTAAACACGCCGCCCAGATTATGAAGACTGATGTTCATGAGCATGATGATCACTATGAGATCGTGATCGACCTGCCGGGCTTCAAGAAAGATCAGATCAATCTTGAGCTTCAGAACGGTTATCTGACTGTCAGTGCCGCAAAGGGACTTGACAAGGACGAAAAAGCTAAGAAGGGCAAGCTGATCCGTCAGGAGCGTTACGCAGGCGCAATGCAGAGGAGCTTCTATATCGGAGATACTGTTACAGAAGCCGATGTGAAGGCGAAGTTTGAGGACGGTGTTTTGAACATCTGCGTTCCGAAGGCAGAGCCTAAGAAGCTGGAGAATCACAAGTATATTGCAATTGAGGGATAA
- a CDS encoding helix-turn-helix domain-containing protein, with the protein MDKTKEAFAEYKDVVTVCEVMEMLGLGRVAVYRLLREGIIRTIRVGKKYIIPKQSIIDFISTGESFFRKG; encoded by the coding sequence ATGGATAAAACAAAAGAAGCTTTTGCAGAGTATAAAGACGTTGTCACAGTATGCGAGGTAATGGAAATGTTAGGTTTGGGAAGAGTAGCTGTCTATCGCTTGTTGCGTGAAGGAATCATCCGCACAATCAGGGTAGGCAAAAAGTATATCATTCCCAAGCAGAGCATTATCGACTTTATCTCAACAGGAGAATCATTTTTTAGAAAGGGTTAA
- a CDS encoding helix-turn-helix domain-containing protein, translated as MNNKKSKTLSEYPDVISPEEIKEILRISTSGVYHLLQAGTIKSIRVGKRYIIPKQSIIDFLSLD; from the coding sequence ATGAATAATAAAAAGTCGAAAACTTTGTCTGAGTATCCCGATGTTATATCACCAGAGGAAATAAAAGAAATACTCCGAATTAGCACAAGTGGTGTTTATCATTTGCTTCAGGCAGGAACAATAAAGTCTATAAGAGTTGGTAAAAGATATATCATACCAAAGCAAAGCATAATAGATTTTCTTAGTCTGGACTAA
- a CDS encoding TIGR01440 family protein — MNTEIYSQAKRAAEELCEVAALKKGDIFVVGCSSSEVAGGVIGHNSSLETAEAVFAGIYEVLNAKGIYLAAQCCEHLNRAICVEREALPFAEEVCVVPQPKAGGSFATTAYRTFKNPMMVEEIKADAGLDIGGTLIGMHLKRVAVPVRLSLDHIGSAIIIAARTRPKYIGGERAKYEATT; from the coding sequence ATGAACACTGAAATATATTCGCAGGCAAAGCGCGCCGCTGAGGAGCTGTGCGAGGTTGCCGCGCTGAAAAAGGGCGATATTTTTGTGGTAGGCTGCTCCTCAAGCGAGGTTGCCGGCGGCGTTATAGGACACAACTCGAGCCTTGAAACGGCTGAGGCGGTTTTCGCCGGAATTTATGAGGTTTTAAACGCAAAGGGAATTTACCTTGCCGCGCAGTGTTGCGAGCACCTTAACCGCGCTATCTGTGTTGAGCGCGAGGCTCTGCCGTTTGCCGAGGAGGTTTGCGTAGTGCCCCAACCCAAGGCAGGAGGTTCGTTCGCGACGACTGCTTACAGAACCTTTAAAAACCCGATGATGGTTGAGGAGATTAAGGCAGACGCGGGGCTTGACATAGGCGGAACGCTGATCGGTATGCACCTTAAAAGGGTCGCCGTACCGGTAAGGCTGAGCCTTGACCATATTGGAAGCGCCATAATTATCGCCGCGAGAACGCGCCCGAAATACATCGGCGGAGAGAGAGCAAAATACGAGGCAACAACGTGA